The Fortiea contorta PCC 7126 genome has a segment encoding these proteins:
- a CDS encoding cystathionine gamma-synthase codes for MEFETKAIHEGQAPDPQTGAVIVPIYLTSTYEQQAIGQHKGYEYSRTGNPTRNALEEALAALENGKFGLAFASGLAATTTILSLLKTGDHIVAGDDLYGGTYRLLEKVVKNWGVTTSYVDIDHITDFKTAIRPNTKLIWIETPTNPLLKIIDIAALANIARQNNIILVVDNTFASPYFQRPLELGADIVVHSTTKYLGGHSDIIGGAVVTSNEAIYAQLKFYQNAIGAIPSPFDSWLVLRGIKTLAVRMREHEKNALLLAEFLAEHPQVEHIYYPGLPSHEQHQLAQQQMSGFGGMISLELKGGFGEVESFAAKTKLFLLAESLGGVESLLCYPAKMTHGSLPETERLKRGIKDNLVRLSVGIEHFSDLQADLENALSK; via the coding sequence ATGGAATTTGAAACTAAAGCAATTCATGAAGGTCAAGCGCCAGATCCACAAACAGGTGCGGTAATTGTGCCTATTTATTTAACTTCGACTTATGAGCAGCAAGCCATAGGTCAACACAAAGGTTATGAATATTCTCGCACAGGAAATCCCACCAGAAATGCTTTAGAAGAAGCTTTAGCTGCTCTTGAAAATGGAAAATTTGGTTTGGCTTTTGCTTCTGGTTTAGCTGCAACTACCACTATATTAAGTCTGCTGAAAACAGGCGATCATATTGTCGCTGGTGATGATTTATATGGTGGTACCTATCGGTTATTAGAAAAGGTTGTCAAAAATTGGGGCGTCACCACTAGTTATGTAGATATAGACCACATTACAGACTTTAAAACCGCGATTAGACCTAATACTAAACTGATTTGGATTGAAACTCCTACCAATCCGTTATTAAAAATTATTGATATTGCTGCCTTAGCAAATATTGCCCGGCAAAATAATATTATTTTAGTAGTTGATAATACTTTTGCTAGTCCTTATTTTCAAAGACCATTAGAACTAGGTGCTGACATTGTAGTTCACAGCACCACCAAATATTTAGGTGGACATAGCGACATTATTGGTGGCGCAGTTGTCACCTCGAATGAAGCAATTTATGCTCAACTGAAATTTTATCAGAATGCGATTGGAGCAATTCCTAGTCCATTCGATAGCTGGTTAGTACTGCGTGGAATTAAAACCCTAGCTGTGAGAATGCGGGAACATGAAAAAAATGCTTTATTATTGGCTGAGTTTTTAGCCGAACATCCCCAAGTCGAGCACATTTATTATCCAGGTTTACCCAGTCACGAACAACATCAACTTGCTCAACAACAAATGTCTGGCTTTGGGGGGATGATTAGTTTGGAGTTAAAAGGTGGCTTTGGGGAGGTGGAAAGTTTTGCTGCTAAAACCAAGTTATTTTTGTTAGCTGAGAGTTTGGGTGGAGTGGAGTCATTACTTTGTTACCCTGCGAAAATGACTCACGGTTCACTACCAGAAACAGAAAGGCTAAAACGCGGAATTAAGGATAATTTAGTCCGGCTTTCAGTGGGAATTGAGCATTTTTCTGATTTACAAGCTGATTTAGAAAATGCACTGTCAAAATAA
- a CDS encoding ferredoxin, whose product MMMMMTETMTTEMQTCMNACMECHKMCMETMTYCMSKGSKSMDMSMMSMMRDCAEMCMMCMNMMMGGSEFMGRTCMLCAEMCDRCATACEMMKNDQKMMACAAACRKCAEACRAMQMMPA is encoded by the coding sequence ATGATGATGATGATGACCGAAACCATGACCACCGAAATGCAAACCTGCATGAACGCTTGCATGGAATGTCACAAAATGTGCATGGAAACCATGACTTACTGCATGAGCAAAGGTAGCAAGTCAATGGATATGAGCATGATGAGCATGATGCGCGACTGCGCGGAAATGTGCATGATGTGCATGAACATGATGATGGGCGGTTCTGAGTTCATGGGACGCACTTGTATGCTGTGTGCAGAAATGTGCGATCGCTGTGCAACGGCTTGTGAAATGATGAAAAATGATCAGAAAATGATGGCATGTGCAGCAGCTTGTCGTAAGTGCGCTGAAGCCTGCAGAGCTATGCAAATGATGCCCGCTTAA
- a CDS encoding Npun_F0494 family protein yields MPNVNYQNPKTFFYLPTTVERAERSLVCSPFNLALLSAMRHQSVSLGAIAHDNGVNYGYTQRPLSELACDNALNWLIQVGVLRREVDGQGITDSFRLTPLGHQLVEQYEGKGWRRPSWGDRIYDTITRWLRLPF; encoded by the coding sequence ATGCCTAATGTGAATTACCAAAACCCAAAAACGTTTTTCTATTTACCCACAACTGTAGAGCGAGCGGAGCGATCGCTGGTATGTTCTCCCTTTAATCTGGCTTTATTGTCAGCGATGCGCCATCAGAGTGTGTCACTGGGAGCGATCGCTCATGACAATGGTGTTAACTATGGCTACACTCAGCGTCCTTTATCGGAATTGGCATGTGATAATGCTTTAAATTGGTTAATCCAAGTAGGAGTGCTGCGGCGAGAAGTGGACGGACAGGGAATTACAGATAGTTTCCGCCTCACTCCCCTAGGACACCAGTTAGTTGAACAATACGAGGGTAAAGGTTGGCGTCGTCCTTCCTGGGGCGATCGCATTTACGATACCATCACCCGGTGGTTGAGATTACCTTTCTAG
- the cobQ gene encoding cobyric acid synthase CobQ: MKSIMVVGTTSHAGKSLLCTAICRILSRRGWRVAPFKGQNMALNAYVTASGGEIGYAQAVQAWAAGVVPWVEMNPILLKPQGDMTSQVVIKGRPVGKVSAVDYYEQYFELGWRTIEESLQHLGTEFDLLVCEGAGSPAEINLKHRDLTNMRVAKHLNAPTLLVVDIDRGGAFAHVVGTLELLEPEERELIKGVVINKFRGQRSILEPGIKWLEKRTGIPVVGVIPYLEYVFPAEDSLDLFERNSHKSLSDLNITVLRLPRISNFTDFDPLESEPSVSVKFLSPKQDLGHPDAVIIPGTKTTIADLLLLQKTGMAEAIQHYAASGGTVLGICGGYQMLGQIIADPEGIEGQAGRYQGLNLLPIRTVITGQKIARQRQVSSNFPQAGLPVNGFEIHQGRSRIEQQADSQGYQALFDDANLGLVDSCQSVWGTYLHGIFDNGPWRRAWLNRLRQQRGLKSLPTGVANYREQREQTLDALATEIESYLDLTPFIS, encoded by the coding sequence ATGAAATCAATTATGGTAGTGGGAACAACATCCCACGCAGGGAAATCACTTTTGTGCACAGCTATTTGTCGTATTCTCTCACGGCGCGGCTGGCGGGTGGCTCCTTTTAAAGGTCAAAACATGGCTTTAAATGCTTATGTCACCGCTAGTGGAGGTGAAATCGGTTACGCCCAAGCTGTACAAGCCTGGGCCGCTGGGGTTGTTCCTTGGGTGGAAATGAACCCAATTTTACTCAAACCCCAAGGGGATATGACTTCCCAAGTAGTAATTAAGGGTAGACCTGTAGGCAAAGTCAGTGCGGTAGACTATTATGAACAATATTTTGAACTCGGTTGGCGAACCATTGAAGAATCTCTACAGCATCTAGGAACAGAATTTGATTTATTAGTTTGTGAAGGTGCGGGGAGTCCGGCGGAAATTAACCTCAAGCACCGCGACTTGACAAATATGCGGGTGGCGAAGCATTTGAATGCGCCCACGCTGCTGGTAGTGGATATTGATCGGGGTGGAGCTTTTGCTCATGTAGTCGGTACTTTAGAATTACTAGAGCCAGAAGAGCGTGAGTTGATTAAGGGTGTTGTCATTAACAAGTTTCGGGGACAGCGTTCTATATTGGAACCAGGGATAAAATGGTTAGAAAAACGCACTGGGATTCCGGTTGTCGGTGTTATTCCCTATCTGGAATACGTGTTTCCCGCAGAAGACTCTTTAGATTTATTTGAGCGTAATTCTCACAAAAGTCTATCTGACTTAAATATCACCGTGCTCCGTTTACCGAGAATTTCCAACTTTACTGATTTTGATCCGCTGGAATCAGAGCCTAGTGTATCAGTAAAATTTCTTAGTCCTAAGCAAGATTTGGGACACCCAGATGCAGTAATTATTCCTGGCACTAAAACCACGATCGCTGACTTGTTACTGCTGCAAAAAACAGGAATGGCAGAGGCGATACAACACTACGCTGCTTCTGGAGGAACGGTTTTAGGTATTTGTGGCGGCTACCAAATGCTGGGACAAATTATTGCTGACCCAGAAGGAATTGAGGGACAAGCTGGCAGATATCAAGGGTTAAATTTATTACCCATTAGAACGGTAATTACCGGACAAAAAATCGCCCGTCAGCGCCAAGTTAGCTCAAATTTTCCCCAAGCGGGCTTACCAGTCAACGGATTTGAAATCCATCAGGGGCGATCGCGCATTGAACAACAAGCCGATAGCCAAGGCTATCAAGCCTTATTCGATGATGCTAATTTAGGATTAGTAGATAGTTGTCAATCAGTTTGGGGTACTTATCTCCACGGAATTTTTGACAATGGCCCTTGGCGACGGGCTTGGTTAAATCGTCTCCGTCAACAACGAGGTTTGAAATCCTTACCCACAGGTGTTGCTAACTACCGGGAACAGCGAGAACAAACCTTGGACGCCCTAGCTACTGAAATTGAAAGCTACTTGGATTTAACACCTTTTATTTCCTAG
- a CDS encoding 2Fe-2S iron-sulfur cluster-binding protein, with protein sequence MSVRIRFLPDDVTVDAEVGEALLDVAERAGVFIPTGCLMGSCHACTVELDDGEIIRACITAVPIGRDELVVHLFSDPSW encoded by the coding sequence ATGAGTGTCCGCATCCGCTTTTTACCTGATGATGTCACAGTAGATGCCGAAGTGGGAGAAGCTCTCTTGGATGTAGCAGAACGTGCTGGAGTGTTTATTCCCACCGGTTGTCTCATGGGTTCATGTCACGCCTGTACGGTAGAACTGGATGATGGCGAAATCATCCGCGCCTGTATTACAGCAGTACCAATAGGTCGCGATGAGTTGGTTGTCCATCTGTTTAGTGATCCTAGTTGGTAA
- a CDS encoding NACHT domain-containing protein — MARASYGPETKKRSRRLLEVLLVYANDEIVCRDDSILETLRLQIQTRWQSETRLVVRTKVRFLQLLTTLEAGKIQLNAEQIKEALKRFADFLEILEDNRPSRAGSETWHFTLKLWHNRQEIAANLQQFDQHWEHRRPEKSKQVASEDDQEHIMPSAPDLPQWEEICQANFARQNHQRLTTNPLTSIDGVSFELHQVYVPLGLVERQQRLQTDSHLSEPEAAEVSQIFAHAEFIQLLQRQQSRRIAIIGEPGAGKTTLLQKIATWVLAHTEDLVIWVDLADLQGKTIAQYLIQDWLPSALCKLRVPPEIEENFCEQFNQGRVWLILDAVDEMALESSQALGKIASYLQGWVADATILLTCRLNIWDAGKNALESFDTYRNLNFTDNDPHHGSNQIGEFIQRWFQNHPNLGESLQAQLNQVERRRLKHAVQNPLRLALLCRIWGLARGRLPHTKAMLYQQFVEAIYEWKQDRFPTTSTQRQQLNQALGQLALLAIAQEKTKFRLRHRFILEVLGNCDDDLWQLALQLGWLNQVGISATWGEKVYAFYHPTFQEYFAAQAVTDWRFFFNHTSGNEDSQFSVPSYRIFSSQWREVILLWLGRDDISQTKKDEFIQALIEFTDGCGGCYDYQAYFLAAQGIAEFADCRLADNIVQQLIKWRFGYFDVHQQKWWRYPAPIVEGARVALLKTDRPKAIAAFEQFIQSHQNAFNSWNAAYSLGKVFDPGNKIAIATLETLATTSRQESIRWQVAYNLGRVDPGNYTAIATLIEIITHCHHESIRRKAAYSLGKLDLGNAIAISTLEQLATSATDTSQRQQAAANLKMLYSPESFQVNQPPSLPASVLASPPRISSLVRGITAFTDEDTKRRRAYKLAQLDPGNSVALTTLLQLLKFSDRPSVCKRAADHLKEVILYEQIPQAIASLQDYFEHHHPSILEQHHDCYKLLWHCAETIEYPEFYQIWHHIYL; from the coding sequence ATGGCTAGAGCAAGTTATGGCCCGGAAACAAAAAAGCGATCGCGCCGCTTATTAGAGGTATTGTTAGTCTATGCTAACGATGAAATCGTCTGTCGGGATGATTCAATTTTAGAAACCCTGCGTCTCCAAATCCAGACTCGTTGGCAATCGGAAACCCGCTTGGTTGTGAGAACAAAAGTGAGGTTTTTACAACTTTTAACAACTCTAGAAGCGGGTAAAATCCAATTAAACGCCGAGCAAATCAAAGAAGCCTTAAAACGATTTGCGGATTTTTTAGAGATTCTCGAAGATAATCGCCCATCTCGCGCCGGTTCGGAAACTTGGCACTTCACCCTGAAACTGTGGCACAATCGCCAGGAAATAGCAGCCAACTTACAACAATTCGATCAACACTGGGAACATCGTCGCCCCGAAAAATCCAAACAGGTAGCCAGTGAAGACGATCAAGAGCATATCATGCCTTCTGCCCCTGATCTCCCTCAGTGGGAAGAAATTTGTCAAGCCAATTTCGCTAGACAAAATCACCAAAGACTCACCACCAACCCCCTCACCAGCATCGATGGTGTCAGTTTTGAACTCCATCAAGTTTATGTTCCTTTGGGGTTGGTGGAACGCCAACAGCGTCTACAAACAGATTCTCACTTATCTGAGCCAGAAGCAGCGGAAGTCTCACAAATTTTTGCTCACGCGGAATTTATCCAACTGCTACAGCGCCAACAAAGTCGCCGCATCGCCATTATTGGGGAACCAGGCGCCGGCAAAACTACCTTATTACAAAAAATTGCTACATGGGTATTAGCTCACACCGAAGATTTAGTAATTTGGGTGGATTTAGCAGATTTACAAGGTAAAACCATCGCCCAGTACCTGATTCAAGATTGGCTCCCCTCGGCTCTTTGCAAGTTGCGTGTTCCGCCAGAAATAGAAGAAAATTTTTGTGAACAGTTTAACCAAGGGCGGGTTTGGTTAATTTTAGATGCAGTTGATGAAATGGCTCTAGAATCTAGCCAAGCTCTAGGAAAGATTGCGAGTTACCTCCAAGGCTGGGTAGCAGATGCCACAATATTACTTACCTGTCGGTTGAATATTTGGGATGCAGGTAAGAATGCGCTGGAGTCTTTCGACACCTATCGGAACCTGAATTTTACTGACAACGACCCCCACCACGGCTCTAACCAAATCGGGGAGTTTATTCAGCGGTGGTTTCAAAATCATCCCAATTTAGGGGAAAGTTTACAAGCGCAGTTAAACCAAGTCGAACGACGTAGACTCAAGCACGCGGTGCAGAATCCCCTTCGCTTGGCGTTGTTGTGTCGCATTTGGGGACTAGCGCGGGGAAGATTACCCCACACCAAAGCAATGCTATATCAGCAGTTTGTAGAAGCAATTTACGAATGGAAGCAGGATCGTTTTCCCACAACTTCCACCCAGCGACAGCAGTTAAATCAAGCGCTGGGACAATTGGCGCTATTAGCCATAGCTCAAGAAAAAACTAAGTTTCGGTTGCGACACCGTTTTATTTTGGAGGTTTTGGGTAATTGTGATGATGATTTGTGGCAATTAGCCTTACAGTTAGGTTGGCTCAATCAGGTGGGGATATCGGCGACTTGGGGAGAAAAAGTTTATGCTTTTTATCATCCCACTTTTCAAGAATACTTCGCCGCCCAGGCTGTGACTGATTGGCGCTTCTTTTTCAATCACACCTCAGGGAATGAGGATTCCCAATTTTCAGTTCCCAGCTATCGCATTTTTTCATCACAATGGCGGGAAGTGATTCTGTTGTGGTTGGGTAGAGATGATATTTCACAGACAAAGAAGGATGAATTTATCCAGGCTTTAATTGAGTTTACTGATGGTTGCGGTGGCTGTTACGATTATCAAGCTTATTTTCTCGCAGCCCAAGGAATTGCTGAGTTTGCAGATTGTCGCTTGGCTGATAATATTGTTCAGCAGTTGATTAAGTGGCGATTTGGTTATTTTGATGTGCATCAACAAAAGTGGTGGCGATATCCAGCGCCAATTGTTGAGGGTGCGCGGGTCGCCTTGTTGAAAACCGATCGCCCAAAAGCGATCGCTGCTTTTGAGCAATTCATCCAGTCTCATCAAAATGCATTCAATAGCTGGAATGCAGCCTACAGCTTGGGTAAAGTCTTTGATCCAGGTAACAAAATAGCGATCGCTACTCTAGAAACACTCGCCACTACCAGCCGCCAAGAATCAATTCGCTGGCAAGTCGCATATAATCTGGGAAGGGTAGACCCTGGTAATTATACGGCAATTGCCACCTTAATAGAAATTATCACCCACTGCCACCATGAGTCAATCCGTCGTAAAGCTGCTTACAGTTTAGGGAAACTAGACCTGGGAAATGCGATCGCTATCTCCACATTAGAGCAACTCGCCACCTCAGCCACCGACACATCCCAGCGACAACAAGCAGCAGCCAACCTAAAAATGCTTTATTCCCCAGAATCCTTTCAGGTTAACCAACCCCCATCCCTCCCCGCATCTGTGCTCGCTTCCCCTCCCCGGATTTCTTCCCTCGTCCGGGGTATCACCGCTTTTACAGACGAAGACACCAAAAGACGCAGAGCTTATAAATTAGCTCAACTCGACCCCGGAAATTCCGTCGCCTTGACGACTTTATTGCAACTGCTCAAATTTAGCGATCGCCCATCTGTTTGCAAACGAGCCGCAGACCACCTCAAAGAAGTTATCCTCTATGAACAAATACCACAAGCGATCGCCTCACTTCAAGATTACTTTGAGCACCATCACCCATCGATATTAGAACAACACCACGACTGCTATAAACTGCTCTGGCACTGTGCAGAAACTATAGAATACCCCGAATTTTACCAAATTTGGCATCACATTTATCTTTAA
- a CDS encoding alr0857 family protein: MSISHMLKLTYAENNFNLELINQPWESWINQRVVLALSAGTHIYMKPSTAAFLVPHKLSHLAALESLALTHMIELCPCDASTVEVVLKGIWLTSDARSEVGVFVTSLSKAAELLLYKISQSEEFCHA, from the coding sequence ATGTCAATTAGCCATATGTTAAAACTCACCTACGCCGAGAATAACTTTAACTTAGAGCTGATCAACCAACCTTGGGAAAGTTGGATAAACCAGAGAGTAGTTCTGGCTTTGAGTGCTGGTACGCACATTTATATGAAACCAAGCACCGCTGCTTTTCTCGTACCGCATAAATTGTCACATTTAGCTGCGTTGGAATCTTTAGCTCTCACACATATGATTGAATTGTGCCCTTGTGACGCCTCAACAGTGGAAGTGGTGCTCAAAGGTATTTGGTTAACTTCTGATGCTCGTAGTGAAGTTGGTGTTTTTGTGACTTCTCTGAGCAAAGCTGCTGAGTTATTGCTGTATAAAATCTCCCAGTCTGAGGAATTTTGTCACGCTTAG
- a CDS encoding zinc-dependent alcohol dehydrogenase family protein: MKAYQIQSNAGIEALTLVDRPQPQPATGQVLIQVKATSVNYRDLLVTQGAYGAGMKYPLIPMSDGVGEVVAVGGDVTRVKIGDRVAGIFFQDWISGSLTKEKMKSDLGGGIDGMLAEYVVLHEDGLVIIPHHLSYIEAATLPCAAVTAWHGLITKGNLTEDHTVLLLGTGGVSIFALQFAKIHGAKVIITSSSDEKLARVKALGADEIINYKTTPDWEKKVYELTQRAGVDHVVEVGGTGTLTKSMQAVRIGGRISLIGVLSGRGAEIDPLPILFKSLTLQGIYVGSRKMFEVMNHKISQHKLKPIIDRVFPFAEAKSAYSYLQSAAHFGKVVIEMN; this comes from the coding sequence ATGAAAGCCTACCAAATTCAAAGCAACGCGGGGATTGAAGCACTGACTTTAGTTGATCGCCCCCAACCCCAGCCCGCAACCGGACAAGTGCTCATTCAAGTCAAAGCCACATCTGTTAACTACCGCGACTTGCTCGTAACTCAGGGAGCTTATGGCGCGGGAATGAAATATCCGCTGATTCCCATGTCTGATGGAGTCGGCGAAGTTGTCGCTGTGGGTGGAGACGTGACACGGGTGAAAATAGGCGATCGCGTCGCCGGAATCTTCTTCCAAGACTGGATTTCTGGCTCTCTCACCAAAGAGAAAATGAAATCAGATTTGGGCGGGGGAATAGACGGAATGTTGGCTGAGTATGTCGTTTTACACGAAGATGGACTAGTAATTATACCACACCATTTATCTTATATAGAAGCGGCAACTTTACCTTGTGCCGCCGTCACAGCTTGGCATGGATTGATTACAAAAGGCAACCTCACCGAAGACCACACCGTCTTATTACTTGGTACTGGTGGTGTTTCGATCTTTGCACTCCAATTCGCCAAAATCCACGGCGCAAAAGTGATTATTACCTCTAGCAGTGACGAGAAATTAGCCAGAGTAAAAGCATTGGGTGCGGACGAAATAATTAACTACAAAACAACACCAGATTGGGAAAAAAAAGTCTACGAATTAACTCAGCGCGCAGGCGTAGATCATGTAGTAGAAGTCGGCGGTACAGGGACTCTCACCAAATCAATGCAAGCCGTCCGCATTGGTGGACGTATTAGTTTAATTGGTGTTCTGTCGGGAAGAGGAGCAGAAATTGACCCCTTGCCCATACTCTTTAAGAGTTTAACATTACAAGGTATTTATGTAGGTAGTCGAAAAATGTTTGAAGTGATGAATCATAAGATTAGCCAACATAAATTAAAGCCAATTATTGATCGAGTTTTCCCATTTGCTGAAGCCAAATCTGCTTATAGTTATTTGCAAAGCGCCGCTCACTTTGGGAAAGTTGTAATTGAGATGAACTGA
- a CDS encoding ATP-binding protein, giving the protein MLTLTTNDQRWVGLNFSTPVQLIGRSAEFEHIVEVLAQDGDLLITGVPGSGRRTLVRNAAQEAGARVLEIDCIRATDGKRFVQLLAAEINQNWHSVQLQNWIERNASEFLSFEPEGKLKPWPNLGENEIWRTFEILLDLLQIMAVALNQRVVVILHSFPHIRSWDRYGLWEVTLRRDIKAQTHVSYVLIATIAETNYQDENNYPLETLQLPPLDRDVLALWAREVLHTQQLKFDSRSTALQLFLDAVQGHIGDAIALIRRLQTLCHAQELITPKEVEQAITELLKDLSITFESLLMLLPANQVHLLESLALDPTEKPQSKEYIQKHGLSRGGSLQGALTGLQHKGLIYGAEQGYQPALPLFALWLKRRLS; this is encoded by the coding sequence ATGCTGACCTTAACAACAAACGATCAAAGGTGGGTGGGTTTGAATTTTTCTACTCCTGTGCAATTAATTGGGCGATCGGCAGAGTTTGAGCACATAGTCGAAGTCCTCGCCCAGGATGGTGATTTATTGATTACCGGCGTTCCTGGGAGTGGACGACGTACCCTAGTGCGAAACGCCGCCCAAGAAGCCGGTGCGAGGGTGCTGGAAATAGACTGCATCCGTGCCACCGATGGCAAACGATTTGTGCAATTATTAGCAGCAGAAATCAATCAAAATTGGCACTCAGTCCAACTGCAAAACTGGATAGAGCGCAATGCTTCTGAGTTTTTGAGCTTTGAACCAGAAGGTAAACTCAAACCCTGGCCTAATCTTGGCGAAAATGAGATTTGGCGAACATTTGAAATTTTATTAGACTTGCTGCAGATTATGGCTGTGGCGCTGAATCAGCGGGTAGTGGTGATTTTGCATAGTTTCCCCCACATTCGCTCTTGGGATCGTTATGGTTTGTGGGAGGTGACACTGAGACGAGATATCAAAGCGCAAACTCATGTCAGTTATGTCCTCATTGCCACGATCGCCGAAACTAATTATCAAGATGAGAATAACTATCCTCTGGAAACTTTACAATTACCTCCCCTAGACAGAGACGTTTTAGCACTGTGGGCGCGGGAAGTGTTACATACACAACAACTAAAATTTGATTCTCGCTCCACCGCATTGCAACTATTTTTAGACGCCGTACAGGGACATATTGGCGATGCGATCGCCCTAATTCGCCGTTTGCAAACCTTGTGTCATGCTCAAGAATTAATCACACCAAAGGAGGTAGAGCAAGCAATAACCGAACTACTCAAAGATTTATCCATCACCTTCGAGTCCTTACTCATGCTACTCCCAGCTAATCAAGTCCACCTGCTAGAATCTTTAGCCCTCGACCCCACCGAGAAACCCCAAAGTAAAGAATATATCCAAAAACATGGACTTTCTCGTGGCGGTAGTCTCCAAGGCGCCTTGACTGGATTACAGCATAAAGGTTTAATTTACGGTGCAGAGCAAGGTTATCAACCAGCCTTACCTTTATTTGCTCTATGGTTAAAGCGACGATTGAGCTAA